The DNA window AGCAAGCCCTTATTAGTTAGAATATCTCATCCCTGAAAACGGTGTTAAAACAcacactgaggggaaaaaaatagtttcaacACATATAACAAAGGATAAAGAAGGCTCACATAAAGTGCTAAGAAAAAAacctagttttaaaaattagcaaggggattgacatatatacactaatgatactatgtataaaatagataactaatgagaacctactgtatagcacagggaactctagtcaatgcgctgtggtgacctaaatgggaagaagatCCAAAAAAGaggcgatatatgtatatgtgtagctgattcactttgttgtacagtagaaactaacacaacattataaagtaactatactccagtaaaaattaaaaaaaaaaatcactagcaaaaaaaagaaaaaattagtaagGGATGCTTAATGGGCAATTCACATAATAATTACAAAGGATCAATACACATGATAAAATGCCCAGACTCACTAACAAAAAGCAAATTGAAAAAACAAGGTAACATTTTCACCCATCAGATTAAAAAGGTTTCCAAATTCCCAGTATTCTAGTGGCTGTGAGGAACAGGTCTCTATGGTCTCACACTCTTGTGGGTATTTATATTCCCACACCCtttgggaatataaattagtacAACCTTTTTGCTAATAGTTTTACCAGGTAAAATTCGTATTCTTAGACCTAACAATTTCCCTTCCAAAACTGGTTGAAAAAAACAGATACTTCTACAGATATGCTAAGATATCTGTATGAGAACGTTTATtgccatgtatttttttttataaatttattatttttaaaattttatttatttttggctgtgttgggtcttcgttgctgcacgcgggctttctctagttgtggtgagtgggggttactctgctttgtggtgcttgggcttctcattgcagtggcttctcttgttgcggagcacaggctctaggcatgcgggcttcagtagttgtggcacacgggctcagtagtcgtggttcacgggctctagagcacaggcttagtagttgtggtgcacaggcttagttgctccgcagcatgtgggatcttcccggaccagggctcgaacccatgtcccctgcattggcaggcagattcttaaccactgcgccaccagggaagcccctgccatgtattttttaacatcaaagcattagaaacaacctaaacatctaTCATTACaggattagttaaataaattatggcattgGTTCAGTGAAATTGTTCATAGCCGTTAAAAAAGGGTAAGGTAGTTATGTGTGGAAAGATGTCTAACTATGTTAAATGGTTAACTAAGTTGCAAAACAGTATGCAgagtatgattctatttttagaataataaatagtaatatgTGACCATACACATAAAAAAGTCTGAAACAGTATACGTCATTCTGTAATAATGGCTATCTCTAAGGGCTGAGTCATGTGGTCTTttagtttctatattttctaaaatgattttttatatttttttttctattttttggctgccccgtacggcatgtgggatcttagttccccaaccagggatcaaacccatgctccctgcagtggaagcctggagtcttaaccactggactgccagggaactccgtATTTTCTATATTAATTGAAAAGTTTTCaatgattatatattatttttatgatttacaAAATTTTTCCTCAAATAAAGAGCCCAGTGTCCCTTGCCTGGGAGCCAGGCTGGAAGCAGGACCTCTCGGCGAATGGCTGCAATGCTGTAGCTGCTCCTAAGCCTCTAGTTTTTAACACAGTGGGGCCGCATTTATAAACCTGCACACCCCCATTCAGGGGCATTTTCCTCTGCTTGCCAGTCCATCGCATCCCACCTGCCTTTCCTCTGAGGCCAAGGAAAGCAGGCCACTTGGAGGTGACTCCATGGGCTGTGTCTGACAGGTACAAAGGGAAACCTCTGCCAACGGAAGATGCCGCTTGGTATTAGCATGGCCTTGACCTTCCCATCTGCCATGATGGCCTCCTATTACCTGCTGCTGCAGACCTACGTGCTCCGCCTGGAAGCCATCATGAACGGCATCTTGCTCCTCTTCTGTGGCTCAGAGCTGCTGCTTGAGGTGCTCACCCTGGCTGCGTTCTCCAGGTACTGCTGCTGAGGGACCATTTCCCATCACCTGAGGGCTGGATTCCCATCCCAGGGGGGGATTCATTGTTTGTCTAAAGCCTGAGGGGTCTAGAGGATTTTTAAGGGCGAAAAGGGTGTCCGTGGGACTGCCTTTCCCACTTAGGGCAGATATTCTCCTCGTTCTTTGGGGCCAAGAGGCTTGGAATATAGAACAGTTCCAGCCAGCTGCTCTCATTCACTGgtcttttaacattttgtttctttctttctttctgccatcAGTATGGACAGGATTTGAAGTACAAAAATTTCAGCCAGCAGCCCTCACAGGCTGAGACCACACATACCTCTGGTACTTTAGCCATACCAGTGAGAAACGGTGGGTCAAGTTGTCCTGGGAAAGGTTGCAGCTTTTCCTCAGCACAGACACCTTGGGGAACAAACCGAGCATAAGGCCACTGGGCACCGTCTTCTAAACCGGGATCATCAGCCCAAGAGACTCTTCTACACTCCAGTATAGGGAGGGGCAAGGCTGTCGCCATCCTGGCCCTTCTCAGAACCAATTAATTCCCTTCTGACCTCAAGTTTTCCTCTTTGATCATCGTGGCCAGAGCGTCTTGTGTGGACCGTGCAGGCTCCTTGGGCTTCCAGCAGGACCTGAGCTGCACGCTCCCTGTGTGTGCTGTGCCCCACGTCCTGCAGGAGCACGGGGCACCTCAGGAGGGTGTGCTCCCAGAGTGATGCAAAAGCCGCTCCTCCCGTTTCTCAGAGACTGAGCTCCAGAACTTTCTCTGGAGCTCATAGTGTTATTTTTCTACTCTCATCAtgaaacaaaacattattttataataaagatgtattttccaTGGCGGAGGTTGTAGTAGCCTTTTCCTCACGGCACCCGTCCCTTCTCTTCCACTTTAAGAGAAGGTAGAGACTATCCCAGCGGTTTGTTCTCGGCTGTGCTTGGTGATTCAGTGTGGACGCAGAGGCAGTGATGAAGGTGTCCCACTGAGTTTCTTCCCACAGCTCCAGCCTCAATTAATCCCTAAAGGCCCTGCCAGCTTCTGTGTCTTCTTCAGATCTGTCATCCTGACTGCTCACATTTGTCACCTGTGCCCCAAAGCCAGCATCTTGTCTCTCATTCCTCTTACAGATAATTGTCATCCTTCCAGGATGAGGCATGAGTAATTGGAAGGAACATATTCTAAACTTACCAAtattttttggtcatttgttttaaaatttcaagttaatATAAAAGGAACACATACTTTTATTCTTTAAGCTGGAGGCATGTTGCACTAAATGAGTGAATCATTCCCTTCTCCAAGTAACCGTCTTTAAAACTATTTCTCATCTTGTATGATAGCAGCCATTCTTTAGTCCCAAGAAGCCATAACAGAAGCCACTTTAGGAAACCTTGAGCCATATGGCCCATCTGCTATCAGATGAACCCTAGAATATCTGCTCTTACTCAAAGTAAAAACTAATTGGCCTTTAAGAATGTCATGCTGGTTTTTAACTGCTTATTTCCTGTGATCAGGCTCATTCTCATCCTATGTAGGTTTCCACTTTCCAAAGCACTGatgctttttcttatttcctaacCCTCCGTGTCCTTGCCTAAGAGCTGCCTTTGGGGTCCATCCAAAGACTATTAATAGGTCTGATTAAGCATGAAACAGTAACAAAAAACCCAATAGGAACTTCCCTGACATTTCAATCACATATCCCACTAATACCTTAATTTTCTGCTGCTTCTCACACTGCTTTTTTGTCTAGCCCTGCTTTGAAGAAATCGCTGGCATCAAACTGGAGAAGAACTCATTCTCCATGGCCTCTCTATTTCATTTAGAGTTTCATTGGTTAAGGTCCCCCTCCCAGCAACACAGAAAAATTAATGGGAGGCTCAGTTGAAAGTTTAGAGGTGGCTCATAATTCAAAGGGGCTTTAGAAATCAACTTAATCTCATCCCCAGCTTGGCAGgtttagagatgaggaagtaaCATAGCCAAGCATCATACAACTGGTTACTAATTTGTTAGAAACTTTGTCTTACGTGTCTCAATCTGGATCAAGTAAATTCCATTCCTGAACAGGTACCACGTGAGTATAAGAATGAATGATTGAAAATGGGGCTAAGATTAGAACAGGAAGCCCTCACATTTTCTTCATGGGTATCTGGAAGCTTAGCGCGTTGTGTTTCCCAGGCGTGGCTCCATAGATGCTCATTCttcttactgttattattttattttattttttttggccgcgccgtgcagcttgcaggatcttggttccctgaccagggatcgaacctgtggcccctgcagtggaagcgcagagtcttaaccactggaccgccagggaagtcccataaatgcTTCTTCTTCTTGATGCTTGTTGGAGCCAGCTGTGTGGATGCAGTTAGTCACACCAGAGTAGAACATCATACAAcagaaactgaggcagtggagGATGGGAATCAGCACAGCTAGTCTTTCAGGGTTAACGTGTCAGAGGCTGTACTCACTGTAGTGTCAAGGAAAGCCACTATACCCCATACACACCTGAAGGACTAACATTCTGGGACAGTGAGAGGACTGAGCCAAGGAGCAGGCCCTGGTCACAAGAGCTGGCAGAGGCCTGCTAGGATACCCACACTCATGCCTAGAACTGCCAGGTGACTGCAGTGGTGGTCTCTAGGGGCTGAGGTCTGGCTCATTTCAGGAAGCACTCAGGAACACAGAGGTGACCGAAAGGTCATTCCCCTCCTATACCGCCATGGTAACCCCTAGGAGAAACTCAAGAACGTATTTGCTCTTCTAAACTAGCAGTCCTCACGCTTTAGTTTACGTAAGTCATCTGGAGCATAAAAAGGAGATTTCTAGACTTCAGAGATTGATGCAGCCAGGAAGGCATTTTAGCAAGCATGGCGCATACCTGAGATGCAGGCAACCGTGGAACTCAACTTGAGAACACTGGTTTAAGTTCTGAGAGGCACtccaactattttttttccttcaagtttaATAACATCATAGACCCTCAGGGAATTTCCCTTCTACTAAGGGTTACTTGTTTTTATACTGCTCTTGCCTTTACTGGTCTCAGCAACGCTTTATAGGTCATCTGGTTGctggttcatcttttttttttttttttttttttttaaattttcgttgtgttatttttttttttttaattatttatttatttatttatttttggctgtgttgggtcttcgtttctgtgcgagggctttgtccagttgcggcaagcgggggccactcttcatcgcggtgcgcgggcctctcactatcgcggcctctcttgttgcagagcacaggctccagacgcgcaggctcagtagctgtggctcacgggcccagctgctctgcggcatgtgggatcttcccagaccagggctcgaacccgtgtcccctgcattggcaggcagactctcaaccactgcgccaccagggaagcccgctggtTCATCTTTTTATTATGCTAACTCTCCTCTTGTTcacccaactttttaaaaagccatcttTCAGGAATCCCAAGGATTACCCCGCAACACTTCGCTAAGCTTTCTAATCTGTACTTCCTTATATTTAGATAGCAGTGCAGTCTACATAACACGCTCACATTTGTTATCTGATTCTTCAGATATCCCAATGTGGAAGGCAGAACAGCTATCATTTTCATCTTACAAACGAAAGAGACTGAGGTTGTACTGCTCGTCCACGGTTAGACAGATTTAGATGCGGAGGAGGCACTAGCCAGCATATCTTCTAACGCCTAGCAGGGGACTCTTCCTTTTGTCCGCTTGATGACATCGGAGCTCAACTGGACAAGGTAGGACATTTATTCTGAGAATAAATCTTAGGAACCTGGAAGGATAAAAGACGACTTGGAATTAACTAGGCTGTTTAGATGGCTAAGGAAAAAAGCTAAACCTCAAGGGGCACCTCCAAAGGTTCGCACGAGGTCTCCTAGGTGGTGTACCGCCCGCACTACACACGCCCACCGTGCAATTCCAGCGGAGAACTCGGGGATTCACGCCCCTCCCAGAGCCTCTGCAGCAACCCGCACCCATGTCCCAGACACCTCAACAAATCTATTCAATGCAGAATCCGTGAAACAGCTCACAccccatttattatttaaaaatattttgttacaaaaggaaaaaaaatacaatgcagTATAAAAGATTGACAGTGTCATCAAGTTTATTACACAATTTTCAACCTATTGGAAAGACAAACAAATCACCAACAACAGGGGGACGGGGCCTTGGCCTTTTTgagggttgggtttttttccttttgctatcAGGAAATAGAACTAAAAACTGTGTCATTGAGTAAAAACAAAACggggagaaaaaaattctccGGGTAAACGGCTTTTCTggtattctatatatttttttctccttaaactgTCACCTTACTTGGTTTTCTCTACATTAAAAAGACACCCGGAGCTGCTCTCGAGGATAAGCACATCACTTAACGCTTGGCCGGCTGGGCGGGGTGCCATATTCTgaagtggaggtggggatggggttgggggacagggggaaaaaagctacAAACCTGTAGCCTCTGTCCCAAGGGAATGTGCCTCTCCAACCCTGGGGGACTCCCTCAGTGACTGAGCGAGGGCTATGTCAGAAACGTGCAGGGAACAGAGGAAGGCTTCGGTCCAGCTCAGTCTCTCCCCTCTGAGCCAGAAGGGTCTCCAGCGACCCTACATCCCACGTGCCACGTTTCCTGTTCGATGTCACGTGCCCTACAGACGCACGCGGAAGTAGCATCCGTCGCCCCGGGGGTACTGCAGGAccctgttgctgctgctgcttttagCAGCAGCGCCTCACAATCTGGATGTTATGGGAAAAGCAATTCCATTTGCCTGTGTGGAAAATGGCCCCCAGGGTGGTGGTCCTTAGAATTCTGAGCTGAGCTCGTTAAAGTCAGGCTCCACTTCTTCCTTGCTCCTTATGCGAGGCAGCAAGTACCTCCAGGCAGAGCGAGGGGAGCTATTaagtcaaaattcaaaaggtgAAAAAATACCAAATTTGTGACTTTACCTACTAGTGCCAGGTTATCCCACAATAAGTAAAAGTATGTACCTGGAGGATGCAAGCCCATGCTCACATCaaacctgaaaaaagaaaagcctatgGAAGTAGGCCATATCCTGCCCAACTTGCCTCCTTCCCCACTCCTAGTATTTCACAAGGGTTCTTCACTGCTGAGGTCCGATGTCCCCGACTCCCAATGGCAGTACCTTCCTCTAAAACAAGGAAGCAGCCTTCTTGGGGGAAGGGCTCCACATGTGAAATGGAAAAGCCCCAGGGAAAGGGAACATCTATTGGAGCTGGTTATTGCAAGAGGCAACCAAGCAAGCAGCAGTAGAGGGTGGTAATTGGCCCTGCCAGGCTCCCCAGCAGAAAGCAACCTCATGGGCCTTCTCTGCTTAGGAGAGGCAAGTCCACTGAGCAGGCTGGGCAGCAGGGAGTTAAAAGGGTTTTAGCCCCCTGGGAGGTCAGGGAAACAAACCGTCAATAAGTAAGAGGGAAAAGCAAGAACAGGAGAAGCTTTCCATAAAGTAATTGCTGTTCTCATGGTCCCTCCTCAAAGGGCTGGGAAGGTAAAGGAGTTAGAGAAGTGGTACGTTAGCAAGGGGTTTGGACCCTCTTCGCCCCACCAAACCTACTGCTGAGGGCAGGACCCTGGGCATATTTTGGCACACCCAGTCACTCTCCTAGATCCCACAGGGAGTATCCGTTTTCTTTGGGAAGGATGTCTTCCCATCAACCTCACCACTGAACTGCTCCTGGAGAATCAGAAACTCATACGTTTCCTTGGACAAAGCACCGTTCTCTATGGAGACCAGGGACCTGGACATGGTTTCTTCCTGTCTGCCACCCTCCCAACCACATGAAGTCTTTAGGTTCTTTACCCTGGCAAACAGGAGTGGGACTGGGAGGGCTGCCAGGCAATCTTCAATCTTGTAGGGCAGAGGGTATTCCCTGTGGGTGTCTGGAAGGGGTTAGGGGcttggaggaaggggaaggggtggagcgGCCTCCGTCCTTTAGTCCTGATCAAGGTGAGGAGATGCAAGtccattaaaaaaacatttgCTTCCAACCAGACTCCTGCAATGAGAAcatcagaagagaagaaagaaaatacaagttaGAGGTTACTTTCTGATTAACAGGGGCTTATATAAATTATACTGGCATTTTCTAAAGTTAAAACGTATGAAGTAGGGGATGCAGACAGAGAGAATGCAAGCCTGGGAAAGTAAAAGACAGCAGCACTGTCTGGGAGTGTTTGGCACTGTGAGTAGTGAGGGAATGGTTGGaggagaacagaggaaagagGAGTGACATTTTACTTTAAGGTTAGGGGGAAAAACATAGACAATGAAATGAGGCATCAAAGCAGTTTGACTGAAAAGGAGACTTTGGCTGGAAAAGTATGGAAACTACTACATTTCAAGAAAAGTTGCTCTAAGGGAGCATGGTGAGTTTAAACACTGTTTCAGAAAATCTATTCTGAGCAAGTCATAGCTTACCTTAAGGGGAAGGGGAAAAATCTGGAAATGGGAAGTACAATGGTAAGAAAACAAGTGTGTACATAACCAAATCCATTAACCCCCAAATACCCAAGAGGCCCTTGCAGGGAGCATGTACTTACACAAGAAAACtaaacttttttccttcttttaaagcagcatacacatacacatagagCCAGAGATGTTCCAAGTACCACCACTCAAGAGATTCTAAGTCCTCCCCAGATGACAGGTGTGGGTGAGGGGCCAAGAAGCATACTAACACCAAGCAGGAGTGATGTGGTCAGGCCAGAGCAGAAAGCAGAGCACGAAGGTCAAAGAAGATAATCAGTAGTCACCAtccaagaaaactaaaagcacGGTTAAGAACTTCTGCTGAGCAGTGAAGGACTGTTAAGCCACTTGTCACATCTCGACCTAACTTAAGGTCCCCAGTACACTCAGCCCTCTTTCCAACGTTGTAACATCAATCTGCAGGGGGTGGCCTGCTCAATCTTACCACACAAAATAGAACTGGTAGcgaaaaggaaaagggggaattAAATTCAGGCTTCGGATTTCTACTAATGCCCAAACTGGCAACATGGCCTATACATAAATGCTCACCCTTAATGTATGCACTTCTGTAACCTGGAGGAGCTATGCAAGAAAAAATACATCCATAAGCTGCCTGATCCTTCTACACTCTGAAATGGCACCATTTCACCCTGGGGTCCTCAGAATCTGTCATGGCCTCTGGTTTCTCTAAACATCTATGCAGGCAGgtatctttctcattttctgtaaGAGAAAACTAAAACCCTCAGTGACTCCTCAATTTCATACCATTTGGGTTTCCGAATCTTTGCATTAGATCAAAATTGAACAGAATGCTCAGTTTTCACTGGACCAGGAGGATAGCAATGAGGTGAGAATGACTATATTTCAAGCAGGATAATGTCCTAAAATAATGAGACAGCAGCCAACAACTACAAAACGCCGAAGCCACAGACAACCTAAGAATATCGTCAAACTCCAAACcgtacacacatatacaacaaAAGAGATGTAATTTGGGAACTGTTGCTACAAAACAAGACTCAGAGGATAACTAATGCATCAGAAataaactacagttgacccttgaaaaatacaggtttgaactgcgctggtccacttatatgcggatttttttcaataaatgcgTACTACAGTACAACAgaatctgaggttggttgaatctgtggatggaGAACCGCAGaaatggagggctgactataaagttatactCGCATTATTGACTACGCAGAGGTCAGCTCCCCTAACCCCTACactgctcaagggtcaactgaacAGCACCCAATTCTCAGAGGTTATGGCTCCATGTTGGTGGTAATGTTTGAATGTAGACAGAGGACAAAGTGGGTCAATCAGACTTCAGGTCCCAGAGGTCGTGCCCATCCTGAGGAAAGATGGACAAAAAAGGCTGCTGTTTTTTGCTGCCCCTACATGGAACATACCCTTTGCTCTCAGGGAACAGCTCTCCGTATAGTATAAATACTAGTATTTTCTAACTAAAAGGTATTGTACTCAGAACTTGCAAAGTTATCAAGGTAAATGAGGCCCAGGCACCATCTCCTCAACGTGACATCTCCTAAGTCACAACTTGGTAACTGCAGATGAAGTTAAGAATCCCAGGATGAGAATGTGAGAAATGGACATTTTTGGGGGGTCAAATTCAGTTCTTTTGGACTAATTAACCAGAAGGAATAACCAACATATCTAAAGGGGTGACTAGGAAAAGTGGGGAACTGGAAAACCTGCCTCAAGGGTtaattttcctcatttgtcaTAGGCCTGCACCAGCCAAATGACTGTTTTCTAGGAACTACTGGGTTATAGGAtttttcagagcttttcaaaTTGAATCATCCTCATCATGGAAGAaaagtcccattttacaggtggaaaaaaaatgaagcaagatGACAGCTAAAGTCTCAGGTTCAGATGTTCAATCCCCAAAGTTCTAATGATCAGAGGATCTCACAATTTTTCTATCAAAAGGCTGTTAGGAGCAAAGCCGCCAAGAACAGTGACATGCAGTTACATGTTCCGACTACTAACCTATGTGGCCCCAGAGATTATAATTCATGCTTTGCACAGACCAAGTACTACCTCCTTCGTCACTCTTATCCTAGTCAGCTCCAAAGGACACACACGGGGGGCTGCAGGATTGGGGGAGGGTGGTGACTGATACTGAACCTACAAGCAACACTAGCAACTGTGCTAGTGCAAACAAGGGAAATACTGCTGCTGCTACAGGAGGGACGAGATCCATCACGGACCCACTCTACCCACCCTCCTGCCCACTCCCTGAGACTCAATCAGGCCAAAGCTGTTTAAAACTCCGCTTAAGTTAATGGCAGATGACAAACAACAAAGTAGAGGGCAGTAGCCAAACATAACAAGACTCCTTTCTTATTTGTTTAGTAGGTTGTCACTAGGCAACAGTTTACAGTCCAGCTACCACTTGTGAACTACAGGCACTCACAAGAAGGGGGGagggtttcctttcctttctgcatccagtcatccatctatccaccccaAAGATACCAAGCAGAACTATTCCTACTCACCTTCCACAATTACCATTACTTCAGACCAACCAAATCAGCCAAACACCAAGGACATTATCCTAATGTACTTGATGTGAAGCCACAAAATTGAGAAGAGACCCCAAAGTCACCTGGGTCATGCAATAGCCTTCAGGAACCACAAACATACCATCCCCGCCAGAGTCTCGACTACTTTTACAGATCTCCAAAGAAACAGAGTCAACAACTGCTCTTGCTTGCTTATATACTAGAAACAATCTTTGTTGGAAGCTTGTTTTCAGTTGGGATTGCCAAGCTGGTGGGATGTAACCTGGAGCCTGAGAATGAAAATAACAGAGCTGAAGCCCCTGAACCAGCCAAGCCTAACTCAACTTTTCAGTTACTTGAGTTAATATAGTTCCCCACCCCTAACTCTCCTgcctttgttttgctttatttaaaaaaaaaaaaatcagtaagtttttc is part of the Balaenoptera musculus isolate JJ_BM4_2016_0621 chromosome 8, mBalMus1.pri.v3, whole genome shotgun sequence genome and encodes:
- the TMEM216 gene encoding transmembrane protein 216 isoform X2, which translates into the protein MLFLYLGIEVIRLFFGTKGNLCQRKMPLGISMALTFPSAMMASYYLLLQTYVLRLEAIMNGILLLFCGSELLLEVLTLAAFSSMDRI